The following nucleotide sequence is from Pseudonocardia abyssalis.
GTCCGACATCGCCTCCCGCCCGGCGAGTGCGGCACGCACCGCGACCAGCAGCCGCGGGAACGGCGCCGCCTTGGGCACCGCCGCGACGGCCCCCTCGGCCAGTGCCGCCCCGATGCGGGCCCGGTCGACCGTGCCGGACAGCACCAGCACCGTCCATCCGGCGGCCCGCAGCGGCGCCACGAGCGTGACCCCGTCGATCCGGTGGCCCTGCGCGTCCCGGCCGAGGTCGAGGTCGAGCAGGACCAGTCCGGGCCCGTCCTCCGCGGTGGCGGCCACCGGGGAGCAGGCGCGCGCGTCGAGGCCCTCGGCGCGCAGGCCGAGTGCCAGTGACGTCGCCACGAGATCGTGGTCGTCGACGATGAGCACGGTCGAGCCGATGGGAATCACATCCCGGTGTCGCGGACGGGTGACCTCTCAACGACGTCCGGGCGGGGGCGACACGCGGTTCAGTCCGATCATTCGCGATCCGGACACCTCAGGGCGCCACACCGGGGAGATGGGTGTTCGCCGCGCGGACCAGCCGGGCCAGGTCCGGGATCTCGACGACCTCGCGCCCGGCGGCGCGCAGCAGCTCGTCGCCCTCGCAGTCGACGAACAGCGCGGGCTCGCGCCAGGCGTAGACGATCCGCGGGATGCCGGCGTCGAGGATCAGACGGGTACACGACGCCGGGCGGGACGCGCGGGTGCTGCACGGCTCCAGGGACGTGTAGACCGTGGCGCCCGCGAGCCGGGGGTCGCCCGCGACGTCGGCCAGCGCGCTCTCCTCGGCATGGTCGTGCGGGTCGTGGCGGCCCGACCAGCCCTGCGCGAGCGTCGTCCCGTCGGAGGCGACGACGAGCGCCCCCACCCGGAACGTCGCCGACGGCGGGCAGCGGCCGGCCAGCGCGACGGCGCGGCGCAGCAGCCGCCGGTCATCCACGGGGGCCCCGCAGCAGCCGCAGGACCGCGACGTCCCCGACGGTGTCGACGCCCGCGAGCCGCCATCGCGCGGGCGGGAACGCGCCGGCGTGCACGAACCGCGGCCCGCCGCCGACCAGGATCGGGGCGACGGCGACGTGCAGCTCGTCGACGAGGTCGGCGGCGAGGAACGCGGTGTGGACCGTCGCCCCGCCCTCGACCAACAGCCGTTCGACACCGTGCTCGCGGAGCTGCTCCAGCGCCGCGGCGACGCCACCGGCCCCGGGCGTCAGCACCAGCGTCGGGGGGCCGGTGAACACGCACGCGGCGGGGTCGAGCGGGCCACCGCCGGACAGCACGACCCGCAACGGGGTCTCCGCAAGCCCACGCGCGACCCGTGCGGCCCGCCGTTCCGGGGACCGCACGAGCAGGCGCGGGTCGTCGGACCGGACGGTCCCGGCCCCGACGAGGATCGCGTCGACCCCGGCGCGCACGCCGTCGACGCGGTCGAGGTCATCGGGCCCGGAGAGCACGAGCCGGTCCGGACCGGCGTCGTCGATGCGGCCGTCGAGGGAGACGGCCACCGAGGCGACGACGTACGGGCGCACGCTCAGTGCGTGCGCCGCCGGCCCCCGGCCTGGTCGGCCAGCATGCGCAGGCCGCTGAGCAGGCCGCCGACGAGGTCGCCCTCGCGGAACGAGGCGATCATGCTCATGACGGCGAGCTTCGCGCCGCGGTCGGGCAGGCGCACGCGGGCCTCGGCGCCGGTGAGTACCTCGACGACGCGCTGCTCGGGGCTGACCGCCACCAGGACGGCCTCGCCGGAGCCCGGGAGCTCGCCGTGCAGCTCGGCGGCCCGTGCGGTCGGCTCGGCACCGAGGTCGCCCAGGTAGACCGAGAAGCGCAGGCCGGTCTCGCGGCTGGCGAGCGTGAGCGCCTCGTCGAGACGGGTGAGCTGCACCGGGGTGAAGGGGTGGTCCTCGACCGAGGGCTCGACGAAC
It contains:
- a CDS encoding deaminase — protein: MDDRRLLRRAVALAGRCPPSATFRVGALVVASDGTTLAQGWSGRHDPHDHAEESALADVAGDPRLAGATVYTSLEPCSTRASRPASCTRLILDAGIPRIVYAWREPALFVDCEGDELLRAAGREVVEIPDLARLVRAANTHLPGVAP
- a CDS encoding RibD family protein, which gives rise to MRPYVVASVAVSLDGRIDDAGPDRLVLSGPDDLDRVDGVRAGVDAILVGAGTVRSDDPRLLVRSPERRAARVARGLAETPLRVVLSGGGPLDPAACVFTGPPTLVLTPGAGGVAAALEQLREHGVERLLVEGGATVHTAFLAADLVDELHVAVAPILVGGGPRFVHAGAFPPARWRLAGVDTVGDVAVLRLLRGPRG
- a CDS encoding DUF5130 family protein — translated: MAAGSGHGGHGTVAVPENLPTGAVVTSSGRVSAAEVFVEPSVEDHPFTPVQLTRLDEALTLASRETGLRFSVYLGDLGAEPTARAAELHGELPGSGEAVLVAVSPEQRVVEVLTGAEARVRLPDRGAKLAVMSMIASFREGDLVGGLLSGLRMLADQAGGRRRTH
- a CDS encoding helix-turn-helix transcriptional regulator; the encoded protein is MLIVDDHDLVATSLALGLRAEGLDARACSPVAATAEDGPGLVLLDLDLGRDAQGHRIDGVTLVAPLRAAGWTVLVLSGTVDRARIGAALAEGAVAAVPKAAPFPRLLVAVRAALAGREAMSDARRQELVDLHARRSADRRSLGARLDRLTPREREVLAHLAAGHRAQAVADTFVVSLATVRSQIRAILTKLEASSQLEAVALYRRAAPPDAGR